A stretch of Fundicoccus culcitae DNA encodes these proteins:
- a CDS encoding DUF4430 domain-containing protein: MKKYALLFSSFLVLAACDTTTVENDVESLEESVASVSVGDEVAEITVTINLFIPDEEIEETHEFQTEDGAILLDVMQANFDIVDDNGFITSIDGYEQNEADSKYWLFDINGEMAEVGAGELELAEGDVVDWSLAGFE, encoded by the coding sequence ATGAAAAAATATGCATTGTTATTTAGTAGTTTCTTAGTATTAGCTGCTTGCGATACAACGACCGTTGAGAACGACGTTGAATCCCTTGAAGAAAGTGTCGCATCTGTCAGCGTCGGAGATGAAGTCGCAGAAATTACCGTGACAATCAACCTTTTTATTCCTGATGAAGAAATTGAGGAGACCCATGAATTCCAAACTGAAGATGGCGCTATCTTATTAGATGTTATGCAAGCAAACTTTGATATTGTCGATGACAACGGCTTTATCACTTCCATCGATGGTTATGAACAAAACGAAGCAGATAGTAAATATTGGCTTTTTGATATCAATGGCGAAATGGCCGAAGTGGGTGCTGGTGAGTTAGAACTGGCTGAAGGCGATGTCGTTGATTGGAGTTTGGCTGGTTTTGAGTAA
- a CDS encoding ECF transporter S component: protein MSNWRPQFNVKRIALLAIFVSLAYVGRILFQFIPNVQPVTVIILIITLTTHTLDGLIVAVLSIILSNTLLGMGPWTLAQVVSYALLIAFTGVFIKRFYIPSNKYNRIFFAFYAFLIGLLYGFIISVISVKMYGINHFWAYYIRGLPFDLAHAIGNFIFYLLLEPVLSPLIKKYYPKNV from the coding sequence TTGAGTAATTGGCGTCCGCAATTTAACGTAAAGCGAATCGCCCTCTTGGCTATTTTCGTTTCACTAGCCTATGTTGGCCGGATCCTTTTCCAATTCATTCCCAATGTACAGCCTGTAACGGTCATTATTTTGATTATTACCTTAACCACTCATACCCTAGACGGGTTGATTGTGGCGGTTCTATCAATTATCTTATCAAACACCTTATTAGGTATGGGACCATGGACATTAGCACAAGTTGTTTCCTATGCCTTACTGATTGCTTTTACAGGGGTATTTATTAAACGCTTTTATATCCCTTCAAATAAATATAACCGAATCTTTTTCGCTTTTTATGCTTTCCTGATAGGCCTTCTATATGGTTTTATCATCTCTGTTATTAGCGTTAAAATGTATGGTATCAATCATTTTTGGGCCTATTACATACGCGGACTGCCTTTTGATTTAGCACACGCTATCGGTAACTTTATTTTTTATCTATTACTTGAGCCTGTCCTATCCCCCTTAATCAAGAAATACTATCCCAAAAATGTTTAG